CCGAACCGGGCCTTCGTCGCCGATGAGGGAGCCCCTCCGAGCCGGGTGGTTCCCGAGCTGATGTCCGGTCTCGTCAAGTCCATCGTCAGTTCGTCCGCGAGCGTTTACACCGGATCGGCGCAGCTGGTGGTCCCTGAACTGCCGAGCATGCACGCCATACCGGTCGACCCGCTGGACTGACTCCGTGCGAGACTTTGGGCGCCCGTCGCCTGCGGCGGCCATCGAACCGCCGCTTCGCTCACCGGCAGGCGCGACATCCGCCGGCTACCGCGCCGACGGGGGTGCCACAGGCTGGTGCGTCCTGCGTGCCGCGACCGTCACCGGAGTCGGGCACAGGCTCGCCGGTGAGGGAAACCAGGACTACTACGCATGGGCAGACGCCGGTGCGCGCCTCGCGTTGGCCGTCGCCGACGGGCTTGGGTCGGTCCCGGGCTCGGACTGTGCTGCCCATCTCGCCGCCGGCGCCGCGGTGGCTGCCGCCTGCGATGCGTACGGCACTCCGCTGGATGCAGCGCTCGCCGGCGTCGCGTGCGCCGAGGCGGGGCTTCGCGGCGTGGAGGCAGCGCAGGGTGCCACGACTCTCATCGTCGGCGTCGCCGAGCCCGGGCGAGAGATCGCTCTCGCGCGCGTCGGCGACAGCACCGCCTTCATCGTGACTCCGGGGGCCCAACAGGAGAGCGAGTCGTGGCGCGAGGTGTTCCCCCCGCCTTCCGGCGACGAAGACCTGGTGACCGTCGCGACCGGCGCTCTGACGGCCACCATGGACAGTCCACCGGCGAGTATCGAATCGGTGGAGGTAGAGCTGTTGGACGGGGAGGTGCTCGTCGTCGTCAGCGACGGTGTTGCAGTACCGTGGAGGGACGGTCCGTCAACGGTGGCGCCGGCGATGGCCGAAGGAATCCTCGCAAGACCTTCGCCATTGCAGCTTGCCGGCCTCGCGGACTTCTCCCGGCAGGGGTGCCACGACGACAGGACGATCCTGGCCCTGTGGCTCGCGCGGGACGGCTCACCGCCCGCGGATGAATGAAGGGCATTCGGGTGGTGCCCCATCTCGGCTCAGAGCACGTCTGCGAGAGCCTCGACCCTGGCACCGCTGAGAGCCCATGCCTCCACCACATATCCCCCGCCCGGAATGAGCCCCGCAACGAGGATGGACAGTGTCGTGAAGAAACTCCATCGCATCCGCGCCCGCACGAGGAGCACGAGGATCAGGTAGAGCGTGAACACGCAGCCGTGGGTGAAGCCGACCACCATCAGGGCGGCGGCCCAGGCGCCGGCGAACCTGTAACCCGTGAGGGATACGACCCAGGCGAGGCACAGCACTACGAAGAAGGTCGCCTCCCAGAACGCGACCTTGCGCAGGAGCTTGATCATCCTCACCGGTCACGGAGGGTACTTCGGGTGAACCCTGCTGTCTTCGCAGCGCAGACACGCATTTGACCGTTTCCGCCTCGTACGCTCCGGTACCGGGCTGAGATCTGGTAGCGTTCCCGGCTGGTAAGGGGAGTAGCCCTTCGCCGGTCGATCGACATGCTGGCGTGATGAGCGCCCGGTCACCGGGTCTGCGCTGAGCGGACGGGCGAGACCTTCCGTCTGTGCCATGTCGTCGTGGCCGGGCGGAGGTTCACGACTCTCGCCCGGCAGAAGGATCGCAACGGGTGAACCCCTACGTCGTGTTGATCGCCTTCCCGGTCGTCTTCTTGGGCGAACTGCCGGACAAGACGATGTTCGCCAGTCTCGTCATGGCCACCCGGGGTAAGCCTGGCCAGGTGTGGCTGGGCGCTGCCGGCGCCTTCGCGCTGCACGTCGCGATCGCCACCACCGTCGGGGCAGTGATCTTCTCCTTCCTGCCAGTCCGGGTGGTCGAGGGGATCGTCGCCGTGTTGTTCTTGGCCGGGGCGGGATACGCGTTGTGGTTGGGCGGCCGGGAGAAGGACTCTCGGACCACCGGAGAACCCCCCCGCCACGGAGCTTTGGTCACCGCGTTCG
This window of the Acidimicrobiales bacterium genome carries:
- a CDS encoding TMEM165/GDT1 family protein → MNPYVVLIAFPVVFLGELPDKTMFASLVMATRGKPGQVWLGAAGAFALHVAIATTVGAVIFSFLPVRVVEGIVAVLFLAGAGYALWLGGREKDSRTTGEPPRHGALVTAFVVIFLAEWGDLTQMLTANLAAHYRSTLAVAVGATLALWAVAALAVTGGQVLLRWVKVGTVRKVTAVVLIGLAAYSAGSALR
- a CDS encoding protein phosphatase 2C domain-containing protein, producing the protein MRDFGRPSPAAAIEPPLRSPAGATSAGYRADGGATGWCVLRAATVTGVGHRLAGEGNQDYYAWADAGARLALAVADGLGSVPGSDCAAHLAAGAAVAAACDAYGTPLDAALAGVACAEAGLRGVEAAQGATTLIVGVAEPGREIALARVGDSTAFIVTPGAQQESESWREVFPPPSGDEDLVTVATGALTATMDSPPASIESVEVELLDGEVLVVVSDGVAVPWRDGPSTVAPAMAEGILARPSPLQLAGLADFSRQGCHDDRTILALWLARDGSPPADE
- a CDS encoding DUF3817 domain-containing protein, which gives rise to MIKLLRKVAFWEATFFVVLCLAWVVSLTGYRFAGAWAAALMVVGFTHGCVFTLYLILVLLVRARMRWSFFTTLSILVAGLIPGGGYVVEAWALSGARVEALADVL